AAATTCAAAATTTAAGTATTTAAGGAAGAATTTTTTTTACATTTCTTTCTCTTGTTGTATAAAAATCATTTAATTTATTAAAATATAGTTTTTTACTAGAGCAAAATTTTGGTGGTAGAAATGATTAGAGTAATCCATAAAAATGCTACTAAATAGCTTGACAAATATGAATTTTAAAACTAAACCGGAAAATAAAGTGAAAAAAAAGAAAGAAAATGTGTGAAAGTCACACAAGTAAATCCATTGAGTGGAGAGGAAGAAAAAACATAAGACATTACATTTGCGAAGAAGAAGAAGTAAAGAGCCTCGGAGAAATCGAAATCGAAATCGAAATCGCAATGAGTGAAGAAGGTCCCAAGCTTTTCACTAACAAACCCAAGAAGAAGGGTAACTGATTCAAATCCCTAATCACGATCTCACTCCACGAATCTTTCATATGATTTGAGTTGCTGATCTCTCCTTTCGATTGATTCAGATATCATCGCCCAGCTGAAGCACGTCAAAGCCAACGGAACCACCGCTCCACCATCGAATCCCGCTGCAGCGGCGGCGGCGGCTTCGTATACGATGGGCGGTGCTCCTCCTCCACCTCCGCCTCCGAAGGAATCATTCGCTCGAAGGTACAAATACATGTGGCCGCTTCTCCTCACCGTCAATCTCGCCGTCGGAGGTAAAAATCACCCCTCCAAAATTAGGGTTTAAAGGTTTAGGGATTTGCGTTTCTTCGAGAGCTTAGAAATTGATAAAGCACAAAGCTTTACTAAACCTTTATCTGAATGCCTGAGCTTTTGATTGATGTTTTGATAGATCTTTCAGTTCCTAAGTTCCATCTGTTTACTCTTTTACTCTTTAAGGTTTAATGTGTCAATGGAGGGAGGCATAGATGATGATCTAATGTAGTCATGTCAGTGGAGACAGAGATGATGATGATAAGCCTTGTTTACTGTCTCTAGTGATAAACAGACTTTGACTCATAATACTTTTATAGCTTTGTTTGTGGACAAACTTTTCTCCCATATCTCATTAGGTCCAAACTTTTTCTAAAGTGCGAAATCAACCTATCAATTGGTAGGCACGTAAGATTATTACATTGATACCTCTGTTCATCAAGGTTTGTTTCTTGAATCGTTTTTCTATTTTATTCATGATATTGGAAATACTAGTTTCATTTGACTCGTCCATTCAAATATTTGTGGGCTGTGTGATAAGCTGTACATATATGTGTTACCTAGATTTTACATGCCTTCACAGAGACTTTCATGACTTAGTTTATTGGTGGTTCTTGGCCTTACTATTGCTTTTGCAGGTTACCTTTTCTTTAGGACTAAGAAGAAGGACATAGAAGAACCTGCAAGTGAAGAGATAGCTGCTAAATCAGGTTCAGTCGCAGCTCCTGTTACCATTGAAAATCCTGTGTCTTCTGCTGTGGTGGCTGAGCCAGTGGTGGTCAAGGCACGTGAGCCAATACCGGAGAAGCAACAACGTGAGCTCTTCAAATGGATGTTGGAGGAGAAAAGGAAAGTAAAACCGCAAAACGCTGAAGAGAAGAAGAGGATTGATGAAGAAAAGGCGATTCTGAAACAATTCATAGGATCCAGAACTATTCCTACTCTCTGATTCAGTTTCAGCTTATGTTGATTTGGTTTCTGTTCTTATTCTTGTGGATGTTTTGCTTTTGGAGGAAGCAAAAGAACAGTTTGAATGTTGAAAGCAGTAACTTTGGGGACTCATCCTTCATCGTTCCAATGTTAGGTCTTGTGTTTCTGTGGATAATTAGAAAAGAGGACTGGTGGAAATATAGCTCTTCAATCTTCATCAAAATCCTTTTTTTTCTTAATACAAAATAATACTCCCTCCGTTTTTTTATATAAGTCGTTTTAGAGAATTTTTTATGTTCTAAATTATATGACGTTTTCGGTTTTTTATGTAAAATTTATTAACACTTAATGTTATATGACCAATGAAAATATACCTTCTATTTTATTATTGGTTGATTTGTGGTTAGGTAAATAATTAATGATGTTTTTGTTTAGAAAATATAAAAAATTAATGATTTCTTAATCTATGTGCATAATTCTAAAACGACTTATATTAAAAAAACGGAGGGAGTAGTTAATACTATCATAAATATTTGATTATGCTCAATCATAATTTTATTAAAATCATTTGCTAATACAAAATTTCACTTTAAAATTTATTATTTTACAAGGTAATTCACTAATTTTATTAATAAAAGTTTTAAAATGCTAATTTAATACAAATAATAGTACAAAAGAAGAGAAATTCCCTTCAATAGTTCTTTTAGTTTATTTTCACAAAAATAACTCTTCAAAGAAGAAAATGACTAAAATAGGTTTTATTAAAGGATAAATATGTATTTATACCCATAGGGTTAACTAATCTTTTTTTTTTTGTTCACTAGGGTTAACTAGTCTAAGACTTATGAATAATACTAAAGGGGTAGGGTTTAGGGGATGAATCAAATTTTTAAAAACAAAAAATAAATATTAAAAATTTTAAAATAAAAAAAGCTATATTGGCCATTTTATTTTTTAAGGGCTATTTTTGTGACAAAAACTTAAAAATGACTATTTGAAAAAATTGCCCATAAAAGAAATATAAATTAAGTTTACATATAAACAATAGTAAAACAATTATATGAAAAATAAATAAATAATGCTCTTTCACATTATAGACCCTACTTGATGACTTGAGTTGTTTTCTCTCTAGCTGGCCCTCATGATCGGATGAATAAGCTCTCATCCCTTTTAACTATATTCTAGCCAATAAATAGGTTGATTATAATTTCTAATGGTTATTCTATACAGTTTCCCTCCATAGCATTCTTTGGCAAGGTGAAACGTTGAATGCTAAAGAAAATGTTTTCTTCTGAAGATTTGAAGAGTTCTCATTTTTAACAACATGTATCCTTCACTTGTGGTAGATAAACTCATCAATACTACTTCACATACATGGAAATGGAGGTAATTAGAATTTTGGTTAATGTAATAGATGCACAATTTATTCAGAGTATTCCATTGAATATGAAGCAGACCACATATAAGGATGTGTATCACTTTACACAATCATGGAAGTATACAATTAAGTCTGGATACCACATAGAACATATGTATCCAGATAAAGCAACACGTGAACCGATTTTTGGACCAGATACTAAGGTTTTAAAGAATTTGTCTTGAAAACCCAGGAGACCACCAAAGATAAAAAATTTCATTTGACAAATTATTTCAGATTGTCTACTAGTGAAGAGAAAACTAAAAATGAGAGGAATCGAATGTAATACACAGTGTGCTCTATTAAAAAATAAATAATGTCTTATTTAAATGCCCTCCGGCGATTTAGGTATGAGTCTTCTCAAGGATTTTGCACAAACCTAGACAATTTCCTATGCAGCAGGCTTTCGCCAATAAAGATTATTTGTTTTGGAGAATAAGAAGATATGTAGATTATTATCAATTTGCATGGATATTTTGATAGGTATGGAAAGGACGGAATAACAAGATGTTCAATAATATTTTGATAGAGATCCCCGTGATACCTTACAAGTGGCAGAAACAGAAGCAATTGATATATCAGTGCTTTTGCTAGTTTATAACCTATGTTTTGAGTTTTTATCGAGTCAAATTATGTGTTTTGGAGTATTTTGGAATCTTTTGGTGTTATTTATGAATTTGCAGGGTTTTAGGCTGAATTGGATCCAAAAAGGCAATTAAAGATGCAGAATTGTGTAGATGCACCAAACATTTTGCAACGGATGGATGAATTCTGACCGATGGATGAATCTCATATTCTGAAACAAGATACATAATTGAGCTAGCTTTACAGTTCAGCAGGTTAGAGATCAATCCATCAGTTAAATCAAAAGTTATGCATGTTTAACTGAAGACTGGTATGTTTTCCGGTTTACTACGATTAAAAATAACTTTGTTTTTCCTACTTATAATTTGGTTTTGCCTAAAATTCAACCATGGCGTGTTTTTGACCTACAGTTAAAAATATTTAAATTAATAATGTTGAGACTATAATACTTTATTAGTTTATAGAATTATTAATTATCAAAAAAAATCTCTTTTAATTTTAATTTTATTTTAGAATATATTAATTAAAAATAAGACAAATAATTGATTTTACTGTATATATATTGATTAAATTTCAAAAATCTGACTTTCATATTATTATATTATATTATTTGGTG
The DNA window shown above is from Brassica oleracea var. oleracea cultivar TO1000 chromosome C3, BOL, whole genome shotgun sequence and carries:
- the LOC106331864 gene encoding uncharacterized protein LOC106331864, with the protein product MSEEGPKLFTNKPKKKDIIAQLKHVKANGTTAPPSNPAAAAAAASYTMGGAPPPPPPPKESFARRYKYMWPLLLTVNLAVGGYLFFRTKKKDIEEPASEEIAAKSGSVAAPVTIENPVSSAVVAEPVVVKAREPIPEKQQRELFKWMLEEKRKVKPQNAEEKKRIDEEKAILKQFIGSRTIPTL